One genomic segment of Arthrobacter sp. JZ12 includes these proteins:
- the ectB gene encoding diaminobutyrate--2-oxoglutarate transaminase, with translation MGDIFASVESEVRSYCREWDTVFDRAAGEWLYSEDGRKYIDFFSGAGALNYGHNNPLLLEPLIAYLRSGSVIHSLDMKTTAKRRFLEMFQELILVPRDLDYKVMFTGPTGTNSVEAALKLARKVTGRHHVLSFTNAFHGMTLGALAVTGNSMKRQGAGIPLNNTSSIPYDGFLNGQPDDLLWLRCALEDSGSGMDKPAAVIVETVQGEGGVRAARASWLRALSDLCRHHEVLLIVDDVQAGCGRTGTFFSFEEAGIQPDIVCMSKSLSGFGLPLAVTLFRPDLDIWKPGEHNGTFRGHNPAFVTGAAALENYWNGREFESQIAARAAQLHAGLATVAGKIEGSHVRGRGLLAGIYCPDAATARNVSAVSFASGLLVETSGPQGEVVKVMPPLTISAESMAYGLDILCEAVRSVTGELLDPMPRIHRREVTGVGTR, from the coding sequence ATGGGAGACATCTTCGCGTCCGTGGAGTCCGAAGTTCGCAGCTACTGCCGGGAGTGGGATACGGTTTTCGACCGAGCCGCCGGGGAATGGTTGTACAGCGAGGACGGTAGGAAGTACATCGACTTCTTCTCCGGTGCCGGCGCACTCAATTATGGGCACAACAATCCACTCCTCCTCGAACCGCTGATCGCATATTTGCGATCGGGGTCGGTGATTCACTCGCTGGACATGAAGACGACGGCGAAACGCCGTTTCCTGGAGATGTTCCAGGAACTCATCCTCGTTCCGCGTGATCTGGACTACAAGGTCATGTTCACCGGTCCCACCGGAACAAACAGCGTCGAGGCGGCGCTGAAGCTGGCCCGTAAGGTAACCGGCCGGCACCATGTACTGAGTTTCACCAACGCTTTCCACGGGATGACTCTCGGCGCGCTGGCGGTGACCGGGAACTCCATGAAGCGCCAAGGAGCAGGAATACCCCTTAACAACACCTCGAGCATTCCGTACGACGGGTTCCTCAACGGACAGCCGGACGATTTGCTGTGGCTGCGGTGCGCGCTGGAGGACAGCGGATCCGGAATGGATAAACCGGCTGCGGTCATCGTAGAGACTGTTCAGGGCGAGGGAGGCGTAAGGGCGGCCAGGGCAAGCTGGTTGCGTGCCCTCTCCGACCTCTGCCGCCATCACGAGGTTCTCCTCATCGTCGATGACGTCCAGGCAGGGTGTGGACGCACAGGTACGTTCTTCAGCTTTGAAGAAGCGGGGATCCAACCGGACATTGTCTGCATGTCGAAGTCGCTTTCCGGTTTCGGGCTGCCGCTTGCTGTAACCCTGTTCAGGCCTGACCTTGACATTTGGAAGCCGGGCGAGCACAACGGAACCTTCCGCGGCCATAACCCAGCCTTCGTCACTGGAGCTGCCGCGCTGGAGAACTATTGGAACGGGCGGGAGTTCGAATCGCAGATCGCTGCACGGGCGGCTCAACTGCACGCCGGCCTGGCGACAGTTGCAGGCAAGATCGAGGGTTCCCACGTCCGCGGGCGAGGGCTGCTGGCCGGGATCTACTGTCCGGACGCGGCAACGGCACGTAATGTATCTGCCGTTTCGTTCGCCTCCGGTTTGCTCGTGGAAACTTCCGGGCCACAGGGAGAAGTCGTCAAAGTCATGCCACCGCTGACAATCAGTGCTGAGAGCATGGCGTACGGACTCGACATCCTCTGCGAGGCGGTCCGCTCGGTAACCGGCGAGCTGCTCGACCCCATGCCGCGGATTCACCGCAGGGAAGTCACGGGGGTAGGCACACGATGA
- a CDS encoding aspartate kinase, producing the protein MGMTGPATNVLVQKYGGSSVADPAGIKRAAQRIYDAQASGYQVVAVVSAMGDTTDELLDLAASISPHPRARELDTLMTTGELVSAALLAIALADLGADVRTFTGTEAGLITDDRHGKARITDVKPRRIQACLERGQIAVVAGFQGISGNEGVVTTLGRGGSDLTAVALAAALGCVCEIYTDVDGIYTADPRIVPRARKLDVLSSEEMLELAASGAKVLHLRCIEYARRFGVPIHVRSSFVQKRGTMIMPNVHRQAVDAKPGERTLISGVESSNSAARITVAGVPDCSQTIGQVLMDLAASGVHVEMVARHPRATEANLADVTLTLPAAELRAAIAALAADRNRIGFEALQHNDEMGRVWLNGLGMRSCPDPFHTFFKALNHAGISVELVSMSELSIAAAVPAEQLTEAVNALKAAFDLTPPEQVPEIRDASARVRAAVLG; encoded by the coding sequence ATGGGGATGACGGGACCAGCGACGAACGTACTGGTGCAGAAATATGGAGGATCGTCGGTCGCCGACCCCGCAGGTATCAAGCGTGCTGCCCAACGGATATACGACGCACAGGCTTCCGGGTACCAAGTGGTTGCGGTGGTGTCCGCAATGGGCGACACCACCGACGAGCTGCTGGACCTGGCGGCCAGCATTTCCCCCCATCCCCGCGCCCGGGAGCTTGACACCCTCATGACCACAGGCGAGCTTGTGTCTGCGGCTTTGCTGGCGATCGCGTTGGCCGACCTCGGAGCCGATGTGCGCACGTTTACGGGCACGGAGGCCGGCCTCATCACGGATGATCGCCACGGAAAGGCGCGCATTACGGACGTGAAGCCGCGCCGGATCCAGGCCTGTCTCGAACGTGGACAGATCGCCGTCGTGGCGGGGTTCCAGGGTATTAGCGGCAACGAGGGAGTGGTAACCACCCTGGGGAGGGGAGGCTCCGACCTCACCGCCGTCGCGCTCGCGGCAGCTCTGGGTTGCGTTTGCGAGATCTACACGGATGTTGACGGTATCTATACGGCAGATCCACGGATTGTCCCAAGAGCGCGAAAGCTTGACGTGCTCTCCAGCGAGGAGATGCTTGAGCTCGCCGCCTCGGGAGCCAAGGTGCTGCACCTCCGCTGCATCGAATACGCCCGCCGCTTCGGTGTTCCCATTCACGTTCGCTCCTCGTTCGTGCAGAAACGGGGAACCATGATCATGCCGAACGTGCATAGGCAGGCAGTGGACGCGAAACCGGGGGAGCGGACACTCATATCCGGCGTCGAAAGTTCCAACTCTGCCGCGCGGATCACCGTGGCGGGCGTCCCCGACTGTTCCCAGACCATAGGGCAGGTACTGATGGACCTTGCCGCGTCGGGGGTGCACGTAGAGATGGTCGCCCGACACCCGCGAGCTACGGAGGCAAATCTCGCCGACGTAACCCTTACCCTGCCCGCCGCGGAACTGCGCGCAGCAATAGCAGCACTGGCGGCGGACCGGAACCGTATCGGTTTCGAAGCACTTCAGCACAACGATGAGATGGGCAGGGTCTGGCTGAACGGGCTGGGAATGCGCTCGTGCCCCGATCCTTTCCATACCTTTTTCAAGGCACTCAACCACGCCGGCATCAGCGTGGAGCTGGTCTCCATGTCTGAATTGTCCATTGCCGCCGCCGTGCCGGCCGAACAGCTCACCGAGGCCGTCAATGCCTTGAAGGCGGCATTCGACCTGACGCCGCCCGAGCAGGTGCCGGAAATCAGAGACGCGTCCGCCCGCGTCCGTGCAGCCGTGCTGGGGTAG
- the deoC gene encoding deoxyribose-phosphate aldolase, with protein sequence METTCAGTTVAPASRALEVIGSDLTERSLRRYLEGIPGVDAVGLEARAAALGTRSIKTTSKAWALDTIIRLTDLTTLEGADTPGKVRSLVAKALVPDPDDLSTPRVAAVCVYGDMVPHAVEALGAAHDDGAPGRINVAAVATAFPSGRASLAVKLADTSEAVAAGADEIDMVIDRGAFLSGRYGHVFDEIVAVKEACKRPDGSYAHLKVILETGELNTYDNVRRASWLAILAGGDFIKTSTGKVSPAATLPVTLSMLEVVRDWHRLTGEKIGVKPAGGIRASKDAIKHLVTVAETVGEEWLQPDLFRFGASSLLNDVLLQRQKLTSGRYSGPAYVTID encoded by the coding sequence ATGGAAACCACGTGCGCCGGCACCACTGTTGCACCGGCGTCGAGGGCACTGGAAGTCATCGGATCGGATCTCACCGAGCGCAGCCTGCGCCGCTACCTTGAGGGCATCCCCGGGGTCGACGCCGTCGGGTTGGAAGCGCGGGCCGCTGCCCTCGGCACCCGCTCGATCAAGACCACCTCCAAGGCCTGGGCGCTGGACACCATCATCCGGCTCACCGACCTCACCACCCTCGAGGGCGCCGACACCCCCGGCAAGGTCCGCTCGCTGGTTGCGAAGGCCCTCGTTCCAGATCCCGACGACCTCTCCACCCCGCGTGTCGCCGCCGTGTGTGTGTACGGCGACATGGTGCCCCATGCCGTGGAAGCCCTCGGTGCCGCGCACGACGACGGCGCCCCGGGGCGCATCAACGTCGCCGCCGTCGCCACCGCCTTCCCGAGCGGCCGCGCGTCCCTGGCGGTCAAGCTCGCCGATACTTCGGAAGCCGTGGCCGCCGGAGCCGATGAGATCGACATGGTCATTGACCGCGGCGCCTTCCTCTCCGGGCGGTATGGTCACGTGTTCGATGAGATCGTCGCCGTGAAGGAAGCGTGCAAGCGCCCCGACGGTTCCTACGCGCATCTGAAGGTCATCCTCGAAACCGGTGAGCTCAACACGTACGACAATGTGCGCCGTGCGTCGTGGCTCGCCATCCTGGCCGGCGGTGACTTCATCAAGACGTCCACCGGCAAGGTGTCCCCGGCGGCAACCCTCCCGGTGACGCTGTCCATGCTTGAGGTGGTCCGCGACTGGCACCGCCTCACCGGCGAGAAGATCGGCGTGAAGCCCGCGGGCGGAATCCGCGCATCGAAGGACGCCATCAAGCACCTTGTCACAGTTGCCGAAACTGTGGGGGAGGAGTGGCTGCAGCCAGACCTCTTCCGCTTCGGCGCCTCGAGCCTCCTGAACGACGTGCTCCTGCAGCGCCAGAAGCTCACCAGCGGCCGCTACTCCGGCCCGGCCTACGTCACGATCGACTGA
- a CDS encoding aldehyde dehydrogenase family protein yields MTFLDYAPAPESAAILNLRDEYGLFINGEFVPGNGESFTTISPATEKQLATVSCANEQDVDAAVVAARRAYEKTWSRMSGSDRGKYLFRIARLVQERARELAVAESLDNGKPIKESRDVDIPLVAAWFFYYAGWADKLEYAGLGPNPRSLGVAAQVIPWNFPLLMLAWKIAPALAAGNTVVLKPAETTPLTALLFAEILQQADLPAGVVNIVTGAGATGSALVNHPDVNKVAFTGSTAVGREIARATAGTGKKLTLELGGKGANIVFDDAPIDQAVEGIVNGIFFNQGQVCCAGSRLLVQESIHDDVVERLKARLATLRVGDPLDKNTDVGAINSASQLGRMRELSDIGEQEGAERWSPACNLPEQGFWFPPTIFTNVSTSHRIARDEIFGPVLSVLTFRTPAEAIAKANNTPYGLSAGIWTDKGSRILAVADKLRAGVVWANTFNKFDPASPFGGYKESGYGREGGKQGLAAYLAPTVAVPAVTAPVVAPVAAVENGETR; encoded by the coding sequence ATGACTTTCCTCGACTACGCTCCCGCGCCCGAGTCGGCAGCGATCCTGAACCTCCGCGACGAGTACGGCCTCTTCATCAACGGCGAGTTCGTCCCCGGTAACGGCGAATCGTTCACCACCATCTCTCCGGCCACCGAGAAGCAGTTGGCCACCGTGTCCTGCGCCAATGAGCAGGACGTTGACGCCGCCGTCGTCGCCGCCCGCCGCGCGTACGAGAAGACCTGGTCGCGCATGTCCGGGTCCGACCGCGGCAAGTACCTGTTCCGCATCGCCCGCCTCGTGCAGGAGCGCGCCCGCGAACTGGCGGTCGCCGAAAGCCTCGACAACGGCAAGCCCATCAAGGAAAGCCGCGACGTCGACATCCCGCTGGTCGCCGCCTGGTTCTTCTACTACGCCGGCTGGGCCGACAAGCTCGAATATGCCGGTCTGGGCCCCAACCCGCGCTCGCTCGGCGTCGCCGCCCAGGTGATCCCGTGGAACTTCCCGCTGCTGATGCTCGCGTGGAAGATCGCGCCCGCGCTCGCCGCAGGCAACACCGTGGTGCTGAAGCCGGCCGAGACCACCCCGCTCACGGCCCTCCTCTTCGCCGAGATCCTGCAGCAGGCTGACCTGCCGGCAGGCGTGGTCAACATCGTCACCGGAGCCGGTGCCACCGGCTCGGCGCTCGTGAACCACCCCGACGTCAACAAGGTCGCCTTCACGGGTTCGACGGCGGTGGGCCGGGAAATTGCCCGCGCCACCGCCGGTACCGGCAAGAAGCTGACGCTCGAGCTTGGCGGCAAGGGCGCCAACATCGTGTTCGACGACGCTCCCATCGACCAGGCCGTCGAGGGCATCGTCAACGGGATCTTCTTCAACCAGGGCCAGGTCTGCTGCGCCGGCTCCCGCCTGCTGGTGCAGGAATCCATTCACGACGACGTCGTGGAGCGGTTGAAGGCCCGGCTCGCCACCCTGCGCGTGGGCGACCCGCTGGACAAGAACACCGACGTCGGCGCCATCAACTCGGCCTCCCAGTTGGGCCGCATGCGCGAACTGTCCGACATCGGCGAGCAGGAAGGCGCCGAGCGGTGGAGTCCCGCCTGCAACCTTCCCGAGCAGGGCTTCTGGTTCCCGCCGACCATCTTCACCAATGTCTCCACCAGCCATCGGATCGCGCGGGACGAGATCTTCGGCCCCGTGCTGTCCGTCCTGACCTTCCGTACACCGGCCGAGGCGATCGCCAAGGCCAACAACACCCCGTACGGCCTGTCAGCCGGCATTTGGACAGACAAGGGCAGCCGCATCCTGGCGGTCGCCGACAAGCTGCGCGCCGGCGTCGTCTGGGCCAATACGTTCAACAAGTTCGATCCTGCCTCCCCGTTCGGCGGCTACAAGGAATCCGGTTACGGCAGGGAAGGCGGAAAGCAGGGGCTCGCAGCCTACCTGGCACCCACTGTTGCCGTGCCCGCCGTGACGGCGCCTGTTGTCGCTCCCGTCGCCGCCGTTGAGAACGGAGAGACCCGATGA
- a CDS encoding aldehyde dehydrogenase family protein — protein MSRLAVPKTYKLYVGGKFIRSESGRVYEISTTKGSFPVSSVNAAKASRKDARDAVVAARAAVSGWSGTTAYNRGQVLYRIAEILDGRRAQFAEEIAASEGVSLSAASAQVDQAIDLWVWYAGWADKYVQVAGNGNAVSGSFFNLSVPEPTGVVAAIAPQDGAGGGSLLGLVRAVAPILVSGNTVVVIPHERAPLAALSFGEVLATSDVPAGVVNILSGSPAEIAPWLAAHADVNALDLLGAGGLDWVDLQITAAETLKRVLPPEVGPDAGAPSLDRITFFTETKTVWHTKGLL, from the coding sequence ATGAGCCGCCTCGCTGTCCCGAAGACCTACAAGCTGTACGTCGGCGGCAAGTTCATCCGGAGCGAGTCCGGGCGCGTGTACGAGATTTCGACCACGAAGGGGAGCTTCCCGGTGAGTTCAGTCAACGCCGCGAAGGCCTCGCGCAAGGACGCCCGTGACGCCGTGGTGGCCGCCCGCGCTGCCGTGAGCGGCTGGTCCGGAACCACCGCGTATAACCGTGGGCAGGTGCTGTACCGGATCGCGGAGATCCTCGATGGGCGACGCGCGCAGTTCGCCGAGGAGATCGCCGCGTCCGAGGGCGTGTCGCTCTCCGCCGCGTCGGCGCAGGTGGATCAGGCGATCGATCTCTGGGTCTGGTACGCCGGCTGGGCTGACAAGTACGTGCAGGTCGCCGGCAACGGAAACGCCGTGTCCGGGTCCTTCTTCAACCTTTCGGTGCCCGAGCCTACCGGTGTCGTCGCCGCCATCGCTCCGCAGGACGGGGCAGGCGGCGGGTCCCTGCTCGGCCTGGTCCGCGCGGTGGCGCCGATCCTCGTGAGCGGGAACACCGTCGTCGTTATTCCGCACGAGCGGGCGCCGCTCGCCGCCCTCAGCTTCGGCGAGGTGCTGGCGACGAGCGACGTACCGGCCGGCGTCGTCAATATCTTGAGCGGTTCGCCTGCGGAGATCGCGCCGTGGCTCGCCGCGCACGCGGACGTCAACGCGCTGGACCTGCTCGGTGCAGGCGGGCTCGACTGGGTTGACCTGCAGATCACCGCCGCGGAAACCCTCAAGCGGGTGCTTCCTCCGGAGGTAGGGCCCGACGCCGGTGCCCCCTCCCTGGACCGGATCACCTTCTTCACGGAGACCAAGACGGTCTGGCACACGAAGGGCCTGCTCTAG
- a CDS encoding LacI family DNA-binding transcriptional regulator, with translation MSTSSIRRETTVADVAALAKVSKAQAARALGGYGAVSSEVRSRVMDAAQHLGYHPNMLARSMNTGRSHTIGVVVGDIQNPYFSLALRAISDTAQPAGYDVLLVNTGEDMKAEQEAVRVLQDKRVDGFIVAPVLSDDSAHLRAVVDSGRPLVLLDRSVEGLDVDVIATASEQASFEAGQLLINQGHERIAYISTLRTRSGDIDETALGSTPVAQRLAGMKRAFNEAGKDFPVDLIRMNAGTDENIRRVVRELLSSPFDATAIMASDSVIALSALEEIANLGLAIPRDLSFVMFDDLPWTRLVTPPLTVVSQPVYELGVAVATTLIHRMRGEEFSPEYDFRAELICRDSVAAPPPERALQGTTRS, from the coding sequence ATGAGCACCAGCTCCATCCGTCGGGAGACGACCGTCGCCGATGTCGCGGCTCTCGCGAAAGTGTCAAAGGCGCAAGCTGCGCGCGCGCTCGGGGGCTACGGAGCCGTCAGCAGTGAGGTCCGGTCCAGGGTTATGGACGCGGCGCAGCATCTGGGTTATCACCCGAACATGCTGGCCCGCAGTATGAATACCGGCAGATCCCATACCATCGGCGTCGTCGTCGGGGACATCCAGAATCCCTACTTCAGCTTGGCATTGAGGGCTATCTCCGATACGGCGCAGCCCGCCGGGTATGACGTGCTGCTGGTCAACACCGGTGAGGATATGAAGGCGGAGCAAGAGGCAGTCCGTGTTCTGCAGGACAAGCGGGTAGATGGCTTCATCGTTGCGCCGGTATTGTCCGATGACAGCGCCCATCTGCGCGCGGTGGTCGACTCCGGACGACCCCTCGTCCTTCTGGACCGGTCAGTGGAGGGTCTGGACGTGGATGTGATCGCAACAGCGTCCGAGCAGGCCTCCTTCGAGGCCGGCCAGCTTCTGATCAATCAGGGACACGAGCGCATCGCCTACATCTCAACGCTCAGGACACGGTCTGGTGATATCGACGAAACGGCGCTCGGGTCAACTCCGGTTGCTCAACGGCTCGCTGGAATGAAGCGCGCCTTCAACGAAGCAGGGAAGGACTTCCCCGTCGACCTGATTCGCATGAATGCCGGCACGGACGAGAATATCCGCCGCGTCGTGAGGGAACTGCTGTCCTCGCCGTTCGATGCGACTGCGATTATGGCTTCCGACAGCGTGATCGCACTCAGCGCACTGGAAGAAATTGCGAACCTCGGTCTAGCCATCCCCCGGGACCTTTCCTTCGTGATGTTCGACGATCTCCCGTGGACGAGGCTAGTTACACCGCCCCTCACCGTTGTCTCCCAGCCGGTGTATGAGCTCGGCGTCGCGGTGGCGACCACGCTCATCCACCGAATGCGCGGCGAGGAGTTCAGCCCTGAGTATGACTTCCGCGCTGAACTAATCTGCCGTGACTCCGTTGCCGCTCCTCCGCCGGAACGCGCACTTCAGGGCACAACCAGAAGTTGA
- a CDS encoding ABC transporter substrate-binding protein, translating to MPKKISSPCKSVLAISTLVALSLSACGGSGDASEGTSGGDQTLTVMHKWPEGDHAAFFEKVVDEFEKANPGVTVDMQAIQDDPYKERLRVLTASNDLPDVYFAWPGGYGEQYFDAGFAADLSSEMDGEWEESLMPAAVEAYTVEGKNYAVPVSMSGKYMIYNSAMFDEHGVQVPTTYEELLRACDTFKGAGLTPITMGNNAMWPGVHYLTTLIAKHVPHDVMQADFDPATATFDHPGYIRALEDLNELAERCFTDGSNGISNDSAKAEIQTGVAPMYYGESNIFSIFREANGATPDVAANWNFFAFPDIEGAEGDAESLTGAPDGFIVNEKSDNKDLAIEFLKFFTTQENGARLLEMRDRPSAVVGSAEGVADVLPQLEEALTHLEGVETFNIWLDTATEPEVGAAFLAGGQAAIDGSQTPEQILDSIRAASNSLK from the coding sequence ATGCCCAAGAAAATCAGCAGCCCATGCAAGTCCGTCCTAGCCATCTCCACCCTGGTCGCCCTGAGCCTTTCCGCATGCGGCGGGAGCGGAGACGCCAGCGAGGGCACGAGCGGGGGAGACCAGACCCTGACCGTCATGCACAAGTGGCCCGAGGGCGATCACGCGGCGTTCTTCGAGAAGGTAGTTGACGAGTTCGAGAAGGCCAATCCCGGAGTAACCGTGGACATGCAGGCTATTCAGGACGACCCCTATAAGGAGCGCCTGCGGGTGCTGACAGCGTCAAATGACCTTCCGGACGTGTACTTCGCTTGGCCGGGCGGCTATGGCGAGCAGTACTTCGACGCAGGCTTCGCCGCCGACCTCAGTTCGGAGATGGACGGCGAATGGGAAGAGTCCCTGATGCCGGCAGCCGTCGAGGCCTACACGGTCGAGGGCAAGAACTACGCAGTGCCCGTGAGCATGTCCGGGAAGTACATGATTTATAACTCGGCCATGTTCGACGAACACGGGGTGCAGGTACCCACCACCTACGAAGAGCTCCTGAGGGCCTGCGATACGTTCAAAGGAGCCGGGCTCACACCAATCACCATGGGAAACAACGCCATGTGGCCGGGAGTGCATTACTTGACCACGCTCATAGCCAAGCATGTTCCGCATGACGTCATGCAGGCGGACTTCGATCCGGCAACCGCCACTTTCGATCACCCCGGGTACATTAGGGCACTGGAGGACCTTAACGAACTGGCTGAGCGCTGCTTCACGGACGGGTCGAATGGAATCTCGAACGACTCCGCAAAGGCAGAGATCCAGACCGGTGTAGCACCCATGTACTACGGCGAAAGCAACATCTTCTCCATCTTCCGGGAAGCAAACGGAGCCACCCCGGACGTCGCGGCGAACTGGAACTTCTTCGCCTTCCCGGACATCGAAGGTGCTGAAGGTGACGCCGAATCGCTCACTGGCGCACCTGACGGCTTCATCGTCAACGAGAAGAGCGACAACAAGGACCTGGCGATCGAATTCCTCAAGTTCTTCACCACCCAAGAGAACGGTGCCCGCTTGCTTGAAATGCGGGACCGTCCGTCAGCTGTCGTTGGCTCTGCCGAAGGGGTCGCAGATGTACTGCCTCAGCTGGAGGAAGCGCTGACGCACCTGGAGGGAGTCGAGACCTTCAACATCTGGCTGGATACAGCCACCGAACCCGAAGTCGGTGCGGCGTTCCTGGCAGGCGGACAGGCAGCCATAGACGGATCACAAACTCCGGAACAGATTCTGGATTCGATCCGAGCAGCGTCGAACAGTTTGAAGTAG
- a CDS encoding sugar ABC transporter permease produces the protein MTTRRLRLSAILWAAPAILVILALLYYPLAQNLRLSFLQWSVFSPEQEFVGFKNYIAAFSDAVFWIAIRNNVAYAAASLVIQVGLGLMLAALLDRFVKGKLQAFFRSVYFLPATISITVTGVLFSFIYHPEVGFLNEALRGLGLEWLARVWLGEPETAIWAIIAMSQWQWTGYVAALLLVAIQRIPSELYEAAALDGAGPVRQFLNVTIPLTREMVAVMSIVTVSNAFLVFNEIVAMTNGGPNNATQVLGTLIYQNAFVNDDMGYASAIATIVLFITLIIGAVQLFYTSRKRVSL, from the coding sequence ATGACGACAAGAAGACTCCGCCTCAGCGCAATCCTCTGGGCAGCACCCGCGATTCTGGTGATCCTCGCTCTCCTGTACTACCCGTTGGCCCAGAACCTGCGGTTGAGCTTCCTACAGTGGAGCGTCTTCTCCCCGGAACAGGAGTTCGTTGGCTTCAAAAACTACATCGCGGCCTTCAGCGACGCGGTTTTTTGGATCGCGATCCGCAACAACGTGGCTTACGCCGCAGCCTCCCTCGTCATTCAGGTAGGCCTCGGCCTGATGCTGGCGGCGCTGCTGGACAGGTTCGTGAAGGGCAAACTTCAGGCCTTTTTCCGCAGTGTGTATTTCCTGCCGGCCACCATTTCAATCACGGTGACAGGTGTGCTCTTCTCGTTCATCTACCACCCTGAAGTCGGATTCCTCAACGAGGCGCTACGCGGGCTCGGTCTGGAATGGCTCGCAAGGGTGTGGCTGGGTGAACCCGAAACTGCAATCTGGGCGATCATCGCCATGAGCCAATGGCAATGGACGGGCTATGTCGCGGCCCTCCTGCTAGTGGCCATCCAGCGTATCCCGAGCGAGCTGTATGAAGCCGCAGCGCTCGATGGGGCCGGTCCGGTACGGCAGTTCCTCAACGTGACGATTCCGCTGACCAGGGAGATGGTTGCCGTCATGTCAATTGTCACCGTCAGCAACGCTTTCCTCGTTTTCAACGAAATCGTCGCCATGACCAATGGCGGTCCCAACAACGCCACCCAGGTGCTGGGCACCCTGATCTACCAGAACGCGTTCGTGAACGACGACATGGGCTACGCCTCCGCGATCGCAACCATTGTCCTCTTCATCACTTTGATCATCGGCGCAGTGCAACTGTTCTACACAAGCAGGAAGAGGGTCAGCCTCTAA
- a CDS encoding carbohydrate ABC transporter permease gives MSTMTIKPTTPTTRAGRAAQPKRRPDYLGMVARYLVRTLLVVMSMGVLYPLFWMFSSAFKTSAEIFADPWALPNAFSFENYVKAWNQGVVSYFANSLFITAISLAATLLLGAAAAYALTKLHLPFSRTVTFLILGGLMVSPTMILVPLFQLLQTVGLYNTHAGLIIVYVAYRLPFTIFLIRAYMLTLSDEVVEAARIDGANSVQIFLRVILPLCKPVLASAGLVYVLFAWNEFPFALVFLNDADLKTLPVGLLDFKSTLQTDWSVLFAGLAIASLPMIVAFAIGQRYFIRGLSEGMGK, from the coding sequence ATGAGCACCATGACAATCAAGCCGACAACGCCAACCACCCGTGCGGGGAGAGCGGCACAGCCGAAGCGCCGTCCGGATTACCTGGGGATGGTCGCCCGGTATCTAGTCCGCACCCTGCTTGTCGTCATGAGCATGGGCGTCCTCTACCCGCTCTTCTGGATGTTCTCATCAGCCTTCAAGACCAGCGCTGAGATCTTCGCGGATCCTTGGGCACTACCCAATGCCTTCTCCTTCGAGAACTATGTCAAAGCCTGGAACCAGGGCGTCGTCTCCTACTTCGCCAACAGCCTTTTCATCACCGCGATCTCGCTGGCGGCGACGCTGTTGCTGGGTGCAGCTGCTGCGTATGCGCTGACCAAGCTCCACCTACCGTTCTCGAGGACAGTCACGTTCCTCATCCTCGGCGGACTGATGGTCTCCCCGACGATGATCCTCGTTCCCCTGTTCCAGTTGCTACAGACTGTGGGCCTCTACAACACCCACGCCGGACTGATCATCGTCTACGTTGCCTATCGGCTCCCCTTCACCATTTTCCTCATCCGTGCATACATGCTGACGCTCTCCGACGAAGTGGTGGAAGCGGCGCGGATCGACGGCGCGAACTCGGTCCAGATCTTCCTACGGGTCATCCTTCCGCTGTGCAAACCCGTGCTTGCCAGCGCCGGTCTTGTCTACGTGCTCTTCGCATGGAACGAATTTCCCTTTGCGTTGGTCTTCCTCAATGACGCTGATCTGAAGACCTTGCCCGTCGGGCTGCTTGATTTCAAAAGCACGCTCCAGACCGACTGGTCGGTGCTCTTTGCCGGCCTGGCCATTGCGAGCTTGCCCATGATCGTGGCCTTCGCGATCGGGCAGCGCTACTTCATCCGGGGGCTATCGGAAGGTATGGGCAAATGA